From the genome of Psychrilyobacter atlanticus DSM 19335, one region includes:
- a CDS encoding PSP1 domain-containing protein — MFEITRKRYYFEVVDDIDYVVGDRAVVDTARGKEIGLVYMAPKMMEEESLVLPLKPVIRKATSEDNHQFETLKAEAEKANVIGKEKIKKHELPMKLVATEFTFDKSKLIFYFTAEGRIDFRNLVKELATIFKLRIELRQIGVRDEARILGSLGICGKELCCRVYINKFDSVLIKMARDQGLVINPSKISGACGRLLCCIKYEYQQYADALLKCPSMGQIVSVENSRGKVVGINPLNEYLYVDVEGKGRMRLNLDEVSFDKKEARKQHKSKKKTPEEAAVKGLEAK; from the coding sequence ATGTTTGAGATAACTAGAAAAAGGTATTATTTTGAAGTAGTGGATGATATTGATTATGTAGTAGGAGATAGAGCTGTAGTTGATACTGCAAGGGGTAAGGAAATTGGTTTGGTATATATGGCTCCTAAAATGATGGAAGAAGAGTCACTGGTATTACCATTAAAGCCGGTAATCAGAAAGGCTACTTCAGAGGATAATCATCAATTTGAAACTCTCAAAGCAGAAGCTGAAAAGGCCAATGTTATAGGAAAAGAAAAGATAAAAAAACATGAATTGCCTATGAAGTTAGTGGCTACAGAATTTACCTTTGATAAATCAAAACTAATCTTCTACTTTACAGCAGAAGGTAGAATAGACTTTAGAAACCTAGTAAAGGAATTAGCTACAATATTTAAACTTAGAATTGAATTACGTCAAATAGGTGTAAGAGATGAAGCTAGAATATTAGGAAGTTTAGGAATCTGTGGAAAAGAACTCTGCTGTAGGGTTTATATCAACAAATTTGACTCAGTGTTAATTAAGATGGCAAGAGATCAAGGTTTAGTAATAAATCCTTCGAAAATTTCTGGAGCCTGCGGTAGACTGCTTTGTTGTATTAAATATGAATATCAACAATATGCCGATGCTCTATTAAAATGCCCAAGTATGGGTCAAATAGTAAGTGTGGAAAATAGCAGAGGAAAGGTAGTCGGAATAAATCCATTGAATGAATATCTATATGTAGATGTAGAGGGTAAAGGCAGAATGAGATTGAATTTAGATGAGGTAAGTTTTGACAAAAAAGAAGCTAGAAAACAACATAAATCTAAGAAAAAAACACCTGAAGAAGCAGCTGTGAAAGGATTGGAAGCAAAATAA
- a CDS encoding ATP-dependent DNA helicase: MILEKISENIIEKMKEEIENAHGNEVFFRGIPNDEGIVDEIEVIARGNKGAVPALLKRMKKREVIIHNHPSGYLYPSDADVAVASMYSDQKDGASYIVNNSVDDIYVMVEINKTEIQKIDIGPYFEEKGLLAGIFKGFEYRKEQFHMAKHIEEGLNNKTKVVVEAGTGTGKTLAYLIPSIEWAIKNEKKVIITTNTINLQEQLLHKDIPIVKKLLPQKFTYVLVKGRGNYLCNRKAANIGIGGSSEIDEMSSSQKDQVSYILKWFKSTETGDKGELPFEVDYIVWEQFMSETDICAGSKCAFKESCFFLKSREEKKKADVLITNHHMFFADLSIRKEVGFNTDYSIFPDYDLVVFDEAHNIENVARDYFSYEASKYSFNKTMNNIHHIGKKKDASKYTGLLNYLRNINYKGYDSIKKEIIEELISRHIDLSNRGNEYYLKVIEAFAGQSQGNISLRLRKEELKHWEHWETLKELEEEMLLTYNAYMRRLKSLTRVIKDIDDETGIISDFTKYTERLETYFSNYNFIKEMDDKNFIYWISLNQKKSNVKFVATPLKISDELDENLYSNLEHMVFTSATIAINGSFKYFKESIGLHEEVLEKIIDSPFDYDRQMKVYIPRDLPSPTDRGFLDGIKDFVEKLIKRTKGNTFLLFTSYSTLNYLYFMLKDRLEEEGYDLFIQGQAPRNQLVDMYKKSNKPVLFGTASFWEGVDVKGDKLSSVIIVKLPFKVPSDPVVEAIIENLNDEGKNAFMEYQIPESIIKFKQGIGRLIRSCDDRGVITILDNRIIKKRYGSLFIDSIPTRNIHIKNKDNII; encoded by the coding sequence ATGATATTAGAAAAAATTTCAGAAAATATAATAGAAAAAATGAAAGAGGAAATTGAGAACGCCCATGGAAATGAGGTGTTTTTTCGTGGTATACCAAATGATGAAGGAATAGTAGATGAGATAGAGGTAATTGCCAGAGGGAATAAAGGAGCAGTCCCGGCTCTCCTCAAGAGGATGAAAAAAAGGGAAGTAATAATCCACAACCATCCTTCAGGGTATCTATACCCTTCTGATGCAGATGTAGCTGTGGCTTCTATGTATTCTGATCAAAAAGACGGGGCTTCGTATATTGTAAATAATAGTGTAGATGATATCTATGTTATGGTAGAGATAAATAAAACAGAGATTCAAAAGATCGATATAGGACCCTACTTCGAGGAGAAAGGTCTTTTAGCAGGAATATTTAAGGGATTTGAGTATAGAAAAGAACAATTTCATATGGCTAAACATATTGAGGAAGGTTTGAACAATAAAACTAAGGTTGTAGTAGAAGCAGGGACAGGAACTGGAAAGACCCTCGCTTACTTAATTCCTAGTATAGAATGGGCTATAAAAAATGAGAAAAAAGTAATTATTACAACAAATACTATAAATTTACAGGAACAGCTCCTCCACAAAGATATTCCTATAGTTAAAAAATTGCTGCCACAGAAATTTACCTATGTCTTGGTTAAGGGTAGGGGTAACTATCTGTGTAATAGAAAAGCTGCTAATATAGGGATAGGAGGAAGTTCAGAGATCGATGAGATGAGTAGTTCTCAGAAAGATCAAGTGAGCTATATATTGAAGTGGTTTAAATCTACTGAAACCGGTGATAAGGGAGAACTTCCCTTTGAGGTAGATTACATAGTCTGGGAACAATTTATGAGTGAGACAGATATATGTGCAGGGAGTAAGTGTGCTTTTAAAGAGAGCTGCTTCTTTTTAAAATCCAGAGAGGAAAAGAAAAAGGCTGATGTGTTGATCACCAACCACCATATGTTTTTTGCTGACCTATCCATACGAAAGGAAGTAGGGTTCAACACAGATTATTCTATATTTCCAGACTATGACTTGGTAGTATTTGATGAAGCCCATAATATAGAGAATGTAGCCCGGGATTATTTTTCCTATGAGGCATCTAAATATTCATTCAATAAAACGATGAACAACATCCATCATATAGGGAAGAAAAAAGATGCCAGCAAGTATACAGGTCTTTTGAATTATTTAAGAAATATAAATTATAAAGGGTATGACTCTATAAAAAAGGAGATCATAGAAGAGTTGATATCCCGGCATATAGATCTGTCTAACCGTGGGAATGAATACTATCTAAAGGTTATAGAAGCCTTTGCAGGACAGTCCCAGGGGAATATCAGTCTTCGTCTGAGAAAGGAAGAGCTAAAACACTGGGAACATTGGGAGACATTGAAGGAATTGGAGGAGGAGATGCTCCTGACTTACAATGCTTATATGAGAAGGTTAAAGAGTTTAACTCGGGTAATAAAGGATATTGATGATGAAACAGGAATAATAAGTGATTTTACAAAATATACTGAGAGGCTGGAAACATATTTTTCTAACTATAATTTTATAAAGGAGATGGATGATAAAAACTTCATCTATTGGATATCTCTGAATCAAAAAAAGAGTAACGTAAAATTTGTAGCAACACCTTTAAAAATAAGTGATGAATTGGATGAAAATTTATATTCTAACTTGGAACATATGGTGTTTACATCTGCAACTATAGCAATTAATGGTAGTTTTAAATATTTCAAAGAATCTATAGGCCTACATGAGGAGGTCTTGGAAAAAATTATCGATTCACCCTTTGATTATGACAGGCAGATGAAAGTATATATTCCAAGAGATCTCCCATCTCCTACAGATCGTGGATTTTTAGATGGGATAAAAGATTTTGTAGAAAAACTTATAAAGAGGACAAAGGGGAATACATTTTTATTGTTTACCTCATATTCTACATTAAATTATCTATATTTTATGTTAAAAGATAGACTAGAAGAGGAAGGATATGACTTATTTATCCAGGGGCAGGCACCGAGGAATCAATTGGTGGATATGTATAAAAAAAGCAATAAACCTGTACTCTTTGGAACAGCATCATTTTGGGAAGGTGTAGATGTGAAAGGAGATAAGCTTAGCTCTGTAATCATAGTTAAACTACCATTTAAAGTACCCAGTGATCCTGTGGTAGAAGCCATTATAGAAAATTTAAATGATGAGGGGAAAAATGCCTTTATGGAATACCAGATACCTGAATCGATAATTAAATTTAAACAGGGAATCGGGAGGCTTATCAGAAGTTGTGATGATAGAGGTGTAATAACAATTTTAGATAATAGAATTATAAAGAAACGATATGGAAGTCTATTTATAGATTCCATTCCAACAAGAAATATTCATATAAAAAACAAAGATAATATCATATAG
- a CDS encoding tRNA1(Val) (adenine(37)-N6)-methyltransferase → MREDENLEPLDHGMVILQKKDGFRFGEDAVMVADFFTPTKNGKLLDIGTGTGIISLILSRNPKVDNITSVEIQEEMAGMAKRSVKKNDLTEKIEVLNIDIKKLNRGNTYDYIVSNPPYMKSSNGKVNPHSMKAISRHEITLNLKELIDESKRLLKPGGTLTLIYRSERMVELLNNLSELGFYPKRIQNIFSENTKVSKLFMIEAVKGKNKGFEFLEPLYIK, encoded by the coding sequence ATGAGAGAAGATGAAAATTTAGAACCCCTAGATCATGGGATGGTTATTTTACAGAAAAAAGATGGATTTAGATTTGGAGAAGATGCTGTCATGGTGGCAGATTTTTTTACACCGACTAAAAATGGAAAGCTGCTGGATATAGGAACAGGAACAGGGATAATCTCCCTTATCTTGTCTAGAAATCCAAAGGTAGATAATATTACATCGGTAGAAATCCAGGAAGAGATGGCTGGTATGGCCAAAAGAAGTGTGAAAAAAAATGATCTTACAGAAAAAATAGAGGTTCTCAATATAGATATAAAAAAATTGAACAGAGGAAATACCTATGATTACATAGTAAGTAATCCACCCTATATGAAAAGCTCTAATGGGAAGGTCAATCCCCACTCTATGAAAGCGATCTCTAGACACGAGATTACTTTAAATTTGAAAGAATTAATAGATGAGAGTAAGAGGCTTCTAAAACCAGGAGGTACTCTGACACTGATCTATAGAAGTGAGAGGATGGTAGAACTACTTAATAATCTATCGGAATTGGGATTTTATCCAAAGAGGATACAAAATATATTCAGTGAAAACACTAAAGTTTCTAAACTTTTTATGATAGAAGCTGTTAAAGGGAAAAATAAAGGTTTTGAATTTTTAGAGCCCCTGTATATAAAATAA